Proteins co-encoded in one Cyprinus carpio isolate SPL01 chromosome B5, ASM1834038v1, whole genome shotgun sequence genomic window:
- the chrne gene encoding acetylcholine receptor subunit epsilon — MADLFGRTCIVAFVLVATVLQVESANEEIQLIADKFKNYNKNIRPARHPEEKVKVQVKLTLTNLISLNEKEETLTTNVWIEIQWHDYRLAWNTSDYHGIDLIRVPYNTVWLPDIVLENNIDGKFDVAYYANVLISSDGSMYWLPPAIYRSTCAIEITYFPFDWQNCTLVFRSQTYSANEIDMVLAEDADTGKPIEWVDIDPEAFTENGEWAIKHRPARKLTNSRYSPDDLEYQEVYFNLIIQRKPLFYIINIILPCSLISSLVVLAFFLPAKAGGQKLTVSISVLLAQTVFLFLIAQKIPETSLSVPLIGKYLIFVMCMTTLIVTNCIIVLNFSLRSPSTHNMSHNIRHIFLEVVPRFLGMTSFLDGEEPGGGTSEMRERRRSSFGLMQRAEEYVLKQPRSEMMFDKQRERHGLMRSIVDEIDVSSTANLYKSLAKTAPEIKECVDACNFIAESTKQQNDIGSEMESWVLIGKMIDKVCFWAAILLFSVGTVAIFLMGHYNQAPEYPFPWENKKYLPE, encoded by the exons ATGGCCGACCTGTTCGGTAGGACGTGTATAGTTGCATTTGTGCTCGTGGCCACTGTATTACAAG TCGAAAGTGCAAATGAGGAGATCCAGTTAATCGCAGATAAgtttaaaaactacaataaaaatattcgACCAGCGAGACACCCTGAGGAAAAAGTCAAGGTTCAGGTCAAGTTGACTCTAACCAACCTCATCTCTTTG AATGAAAAAGAGGAGACTTTAACTACAAATGTTTGGATTGAAATT CAATGGCATGATTACCGTCTTGCATGGAATACATCTGATTATCATGGCATTGATCTGATACGTGTGCCATACAACACTGTGTGGCTACCAGATATAGTTTTGGAAAACAA CATTGATGGCAAGTTTGATGTGGCATATTATGCTAATGTGCTGATTTCGAGTGATGGCTCCATGTACTGGCTTCCCCCTGCCATCTACCGCAGTACCTGTGCTATTGAGATCACCTACTTCCCTTTCGATTGGCAAAACTGCACACTAGTTTTCAG GTCTCAGACTTACAGTGCAAATGAAATTGATATGGTATTGGCAGAAGATGCAGATACAGGAAAGCCTATTGAGTGGGTGGACATTGACCCTGAGGCCTTCACAG AGAATGGGGAGTGGGCAATCAAGCATCGGCCTGCTCGTAAGCTGACAAACTCACGCTACTCGCCTGATGATCTGGAGTACCAAGAGGTGTATTTCAACCTCATCATCCAGAGGAAACCACTCTTCTACATAATCAACATCATCCTTCCCtgctctctcatctcctctctgGTCGTTCTGGCCTTTTTTCTACCTGCAAAAG CTGGAGGGCAGAAGTTGACTGTTTCCATTTCTGTACTGTTGGCTCAGACTGTGTTTCTCTTCCTGATTGCTCAGAAGATCCCAGAAACATCACTTTCTGTGCCTCTTATTGGCAA GTATTTGATCTTCGTCATGTGTATGACCACACTGATCGTGACCAACTGCATCATTGTCCTCAACTTCTCCCTTCGTAGTCCTAGTACACACAACATGTCACACAACATCAGACAT ATTTTCCTTGAGGTGGTCCCACGTTTCCTTGGCATGACCTCATTTCTGGATGGGGAGGAGCCGGGGGGTGGGACAAGTGAAATGAGGGAGAGGCGGCGCAGTTCGTTTGGTCTGATGCAAAGGGCTGAAGAATATGTTTTGAAACAGCCACGCAGTGAGATGATGTttgataaacagagagagagacatggacTCATGCGCTCAATTG TGGATGAAATCGATGTGAGCAGTACGGCAAACCTCTACAAGAGTCTGGCAAAGACAGCACCAGAAATAAAAGAGTGTGTGGATGCCTGTAACTTCATTGCTGAATCCACTAAGCAGCAAAATGACATTGGATCT GAAATGGAGAGTTGGGTGCTGATTGGTAAGATGATTGACAAGGTTTGTTTCTGGGCAGCCATCTTGCTATTCTCTGTTGGCACAGTGGCCATCTTCCTTATGGGTCACTACAACCAGGCACCTGAGTACCCGTTTCCTTGGGAGAACAAAAAGTACTTACCAGAGTAG
- the LOC109048069 gene encoding ceramide-1-phosphate transfer protein-like translates to MGVKCRAFVAIVFILILLGSMWLHGNLADYWNTCPKAYSIKNKILSFIRVNSSDDEVAPLRVCPGQRFQVADLLAHLQAAPVSANDVLLKPYLASWDELIKFLEALGPMVGLISQEIESKTAIIRDLAQKAEKERKMKERKRTHQQSDPVLMISHNSSSDYSEINHKPSYGYTSVRSMIKWELENGLVDFHKQTNSGCRTLLRLHRALLWLQNFLLELGKDTTEGEHLRSPSDLCKETYQRTLAHHHTWWVRKAVELAFLAMPERPYFYQLVCVETQAEATLVLNRVVRAIEEVYERNEVALQEHGMLDLP, encoded by the exons ATGGGAGTTAAATGCAGGGCTTTTGTTGCCATTGTCTTCATCCTCATTTTGCTTGGCTCCATGTGGCTCC ATGGGAATCTGGCGGACTACTGGAATACTTGTCCAAAGGCTTATAGTATAAAAAACAAG attctgTCTTTCATTAGAGTTAATAGTTCAGATGACGAAGTGGCTCCACTGAGGGTATGTCCTGGCCAGAGGTTTCAAGTTGCTGATTTGCTGGCTCACCTGCAGGCAGCTCCAGTCTCAGCCAATGATGTTCTGCTAAAGCCGTACCTGGCAAGCTGGGATGAGCTTATCAA GTTTTTGGAAGCCTTGGGGCCAATGGTGGGTTTAATTTCACAAGAAATTGAGTCGAAAACTGCCATCATCCGTGACCTGGCCCAAAAAGcggagaaagagaggaaaatgaaagaaagaaaaagaacgcACCAGCAAAGTGACCCAGTCTTAATGATATCTCATAACAGCTCTTCAGACTACTCTGAAATAAATCACAAACCCTCATATGGTTACACTTCTGTTCGGTCTATGATTAAATGGGAGCTGGAGAACGGTTTGGTGGACTTCCACAAGCAGACAAACTCGGGCTGCAGGACTCTGTTGCGCTTGCATCGTGCTCTGCTCTGGCTGCAAAATTTCCTGTTGGAACTGGGAAAGGACACAACTGAAGGAGAGCATCTACGAAGCCCTTCTGATCTCTGCAAAGAGACTTACCAGCGCACACTGGCCCACCATCACACCTGGTGGGTAAGGAAAGCAGTAGAGCTGGCCTTTCTTGCTATGCCTGAACGACCTTATTTCTACCAGTTGGTGTGTGTGGAAACGCAGGCAGAAGCTACTTTGGTGCTGAACAGGGTAGTGAGAGCAATAGAAGAAGTGTACGAGAGAAATGAAGTCGCTCTACAGGAACATGGCATGCTGGACCTACCCTGA
- the atp1b2b gene encoding sodium/potassium-transporting ATPase subunit beta-2b isoform X1, with amino-acid sequence MAKEDKKNAWKEFFWNPRTREFCGRTASSWGLILLFYLAFYIFLAGLFALTMYVMLQTLDDHRPTYQDRLSTPGMMIRPKGEQLEIAYTVEYTETWERYVQALNNFLSPYNDTVQAQKNYECKPDQYFIQEDSGSLKNFPKRSCQFKRSILEECSGITDRLYGYSDGKPCIIIKLNRVIGQLPAKDGQPPYVTCGAKKYKVGKDEWTDDTDKLGELLYFPPNGTFNLMYYPYYGKKAQVNYSQPLVAIKFLNITKNEDVNVECKVNANNIPQGNERDKFAGRISFKLRINSID; translated from the exons ATGGCAAAGGAGGATAAGAAGAATGCGTGGAAGGAGTTCTTCTGGAACCCGAGAACGCGCGAGTTCTGCGGAAGGACCGCGAGCAGTTGGG GTCTGATCCTGTTGTTTTATCTGGCGTTCTACATTTTCCTGGCTGGATTATTTGCTCTCACCATGTACGTAATGCTGCAGACGCTCGATGACCACAGACCAACATACCAAGATAGACTTTCAACTCCAG GGATGATGATCAGACCTAAAGGAGAGCAGCTGGAGATCGCTTACACCGTGGAGTACACAGAGACCTGGGAAAGATATGTCCAGGCCCTCAATAACTTCCTCTCAC CCTACAACGACACAGTCCAGGCCCAGAAGAATTATGAATGCAAACCGGATCAGTACTTCATCCAGGAGGACAGTGGCAGCTTGAAAAACTTCCCCAAGCGTTCCTGCCAGTTCAAACGCTCCATATTGGAGGAATGCTCTGGGATCACAGATCGTTTATATGGTTACAGTGATGGCAAGCCCTGCATTATCATCAAGCTTAACCGT GTGATTGGTCAGTTGCCTGCTAAGGATGGGCAGCCTCCTTACGTCACATGTGGTGCTAAG AAATACAAAGTTGGGAAAGATGAGTGG ACTGATGACACAGATAAACTTGGTGAACTGCTGTACTTTCCCCCAAATGGCACCTTTAACCTTATGTACTACCCATACTATGGCAAGAAAGCCcag GTGAACTACTCTCAGCCTCTAGTGGCCATTAAGTTCCTCAACATCACCAAGAATGAGGACGTCAACGTGGAGTGCAAAGTCAACGCTAACAACATCCCTCAGGGCAATGAACGAGACAAGTTTGCTGGACGCATTTCCTTCAAACTGAGGATCAACTCCATAGATTAA
- the atp1b2b gene encoding sodium/potassium-transporting ATPase subunit beta-2b isoform X2, producing the protein MAKEDKKNAWKEFFWNPRTREFCGRTASSWGLILLFYLAFYIFLAGLFALTMYVMLQTLDDHRPTYQDRLSTPGMMIRPKGEQLEIAYTVEYTETWERYVQALNNFLSPYNDTVQAQKNYECKPDQYFIQEDSGSLKNFPKRSCQFKRSILEECSGITDRLYGYSDGKPCIIIKLNRVIGQLPAKDGQPPYVTCGAKTDDTDKLGELLYFPPNGTFNLMYYPYYGKKAQVNYSQPLVAIKFLNITKNEDVNVECKVNANNIPQGNERDKFAGRISFKLRINSID; encoded by the exons ATGGCAAAGGAGGATAAGAAGAATGCGTGGAAGGAGTTCTTCTGGAACCCGAGAACGCGCGAGTTCTGCGGAAGGACCGCGAGCAGTTGGG GTCTGATCCTGTTGTTTTATCTGGCGTTCTACATTTTCCTGGCTGGATTATTTGCTCTCACCATGTACGTAATGCTGCAGACGCTCGATGACCACAGACCAACATACCAAGATAGACTTTCAACTCCAG GGATGATGATCAGACCTAAAGGAGAGCAGCTGGAGATCGCTTACACCGTGGAGTACACAGAGACCTGGGAAAGATATGTCCAGGCCCTCAATAACTTCCTCTCAC CCTACAACGACACAGTCCAGGCCCAGAAGAATTATGAATGCAAACCGGATCAGTACTTCATCCAGGAGGACAGTGGCAGCTTGAAAAACTTCCCCAAGCGTTCCTGCCAGTTCAAACGCTCCATATTGGAGGAATGCTCTGGGATCACAGATCGTTTATATGGTTACAGTGATGGCAAGCCCTGCATTATCATCAAGCTTAACCGT GTGATTGGTCAGTTGCCTGCTAAGGATGGGCAGCCTCCTTACGTCACATGTGGTGCTAAG ACTGATGACACAGATAAACTTGGTGAACTGCTGTACTTTCCCCCAAATGGCACCTTTAACCTTATGTACTACCCATACTATGGCAAGAAAGCCcag GTGAACTACTCTCAGCCTCTAGTGGCCATTAAGTTCCTCAACATCACCAAGAATGAGGACGTCAACGTGGAGTGCAAAGTCAACGCTAACAACATCCCTCAGGGCAATGAACGAGACAAGTTTGCTGGACGCATTTCCTTCAAACTGAGGATCAACTCCATAGATTAA